One segment of Nocardioides sp. QY071 DNA contains the following:
- a CDS encoding MFS transporter, which translates to MISLKSFWTALPTEGRWLLSTVAISTLGRGLVLPFTLIYLHEVRGFGLGLSGVLMAVIALSAFVVTGPSGALTDRYGARAVMLGGQSAMVVGTVLLAFATTPAAAAIALVLIGVNFGSSMPAFNSLIATVVEGEVRQQYFGVNFALINLGLGVGGIVGGLFADVTRPETFTAIYLADAASGLIPLALFLGPLRHLHGRVLHPPRDLEAGLETGRAPGYRAILRSPAVRWLTLLTFVATFIGYGQFEVGLPAFARGDAGMSTELIGLGFALNTFVIVAFQFTVMGRIRGRRRTRVLSVMALLWAAAWLLMGAGALAPGSALAVTGLLGFGIVFGIGETLLQPTLPAINNDLAADHLRGRYNALNAAAVQAGTVAGPVVAGFLLERGHGGSLIGLMVIGCGAIAVVTSVLERHLPAAANGRAAAVPEAVR; encoded by the coding sequence ATGATCTCGTTGAAGTCGTTCTGGACCGCACTTCCCACCGAGGGCCGGTGGCTGCTGTCCACGGTGGCGATCTCCACGCTCGGCCGCGGCCTGGTGCTGCCGTTCACGCTGATCTACCTCCACGAGGTCCGCGGCTTCGGCCTGGGCCTGTCCGGCGTGCTGATGGCGGTCATCGCTCTGTCGGCGTTCGTGGTGACCGGACCGAGCGGTGCCCTGACCGACCGGTACGGCGCCCGCGCGGTCATGCTCGGCGGTCAGTCCGCGATGGTGGTCGGCACCGTGCTGCTCGCCTTCGCGACCACCCCGGCAGCCGCGGCGATCGCCCTCGTCCTGATCGGCGTGAACTTCGGCTCCTCGATGCCGGCGTTCAACTCGCTGATCGCGACGGTCGTCGAGGGCGAGGTGCGCCAGCAGTACTTCGGCGTGAACTTCGCCCTCATCAACCTCGGCCTCGGCGTCGGCGGCATCGTCGGCGGCCTGTTCGCCGACGTCACCCGGCCCGAGACGTTCACCGCGATCTACCTCGCCGACGCGGCCTCCGGCCTGATCCCGCTCGCCCTCTTCCTCGGCCCGCTGCGGCACCTGCACGGCCGGGTCCTCCACCCACCGCGCGACCTGGAGGCGGGCCTGGAGACCGGGCGGGCGCCCGGCTACCGCGCCATCCTGCGCAGCCCCGCCGTGCGCTGGCTGACCCTGCTCACCTTCGTCGCCACGTTCATCGGCTACGGCCAGTTCGAGGTCGGCCTGCCCGCCTTCGCCCGCGGCGACGCCGGCATGTCGACCGAGTTGATCGGCCTCGGGTTCGCCCTCAACACCTTCGTCATCGTGGCCTTCCAGTTCACCGTGATGGGCCGGATCCGCGGCCGGCGCCGTACCCGGGTGCTGTCGGTGATGGCCCTGCTCTGGGCCGCCGCCTGGCTGCTCATGGGCGCCGGCGCCCTCGCCCCCGGCAGCGCGCTCGCCGTCACCGGCCTGCTCGGCTTCGGGATCGTGTTCGGCATCGGGGAGACCCTGCTGCAGCCCACGTTGCCCGCGATCAACAACGACCTCGCCGCCGACCACCTGCGCGGGCGCTACAACGCGCTCAACGCCGCCGCCGTGCAGGCCGGCACCGTCGCCGGCCCGGTGGTCGCCGGGTTCCTGCTCGAGCGCGGCCACGGAGGTTCGCTGATCGGCCTGATGGTGATCGGGTGCGGTGCGATCGCGGTGGTGACGTCCGTGCTGGAGCGGCACCTGCCGGCTGCGGCGAACGGGCGGGCGGCCGCCGTACCGGAAGCGGTCAGGTAG
- a CDS encoding ATP-dependent helicase, producing MEDALARFSEATRTWFRAAFAEPTAAQAGAWDAIARGQHTLVVAPTGSGKTLSAFLAGLDRLLTTPAPDDRLHRTRVLYVSPLKALAVDVERNLRAPLTGIRQTAERLHPGRAFPEVSVGIRSGDTPANERRRLATRPPDVLITTPESLFLILTSQARETLRGIETVIVDEVHAVAGTKRGAHLALSLERLDALLPRPAQRIGLSATVRPTEEVARFLGGTAPVEIVAPPTHKEWDLRVEVPVEDMTELGQVVEDDDPTAPPSRASIWPHVEQRVAELIGEHRSTIVFTNGRRTAERLTARLNEIAAEMTTEGILPPAQVMAQSGAAAGAPPVLARTHHGSVSKEQRALVEDDLKSGRLPAVVATSSLELGIDMGAVDLVLQIASPPSVASALQRVGRAGHQVGETSAGVFFPQHRGDLAPAAVAVARMRTGGIEALRVPANPLDVLAQQVVAATAADEWDVDELFALVRRSAPYAHLPRSAYDAVLDLLAGRYPSDEFAELRPRITWDRVTGVISGRPGAQRLAVTSGGTIPDRGLYGVFLAGEGTNRRVGELDEEMVYESRVGDVFALGATSWRIEDITHDRVIVTPAPGVPGRLPFWKGDTAGRPTELGEAIGAFTRELAALPDAAAEARAREVGLDANAAANLVAYLREQVEATRMLPSDTTVLVERFRDELGDWRLAVHSPYGTAVHAPWALAINARLRERYGVDGQALASDDGIVIRIPDTDADAPGADLISFEPDEIEEIVTREVGGSALFAARFRECAARALLLPRRDPGRRSPLWQQRQRAAALLEVAARYPAFPIVLETVREVLNDVYDLPGLTTLLRRVDQREVTVTEVETTQPSPYSRTLMFGYVAQFVYEGDSPLAERRAAALTLDQGLLAELLGRAELRELLDPDVLAEVEAELQRTTPERRARDAEGLVDLLRLLGPLTAAEVAARARDDAPVTEWLADLVASRRVVEVRMAYGDAWAVVEDVARLRDGLGVPAPPGTPAAFTEPVDDPLADLVGRYARTHGPFTDLQVATRLGLGVAVVRHTLQRLEAQGRVLSGEFRPVGAGEEWCDVEVLRRLRRRSLARLRHEIEPVEPTTLARFSTAWHQVSTGSTAGGGKGPRGVDGLLHTIEQLAGAPMPASALESLVLPARVRDYEPALLDELTATGEVVWSGHGALPGSDGWVSLHLADRAHLTLPAPGPVEDPLHQRVLDVLAPGGAWFFRQVSDQVARACRDAGEDAPLDEAVSAALWALVWSGHLTNDTLTPLRALTRSGRAAHRTRRAPARPGRVARTGPPETAGRWALLPPIDTDPTRRAHAAAEQLLERHGVVTRGAVVNERVPGGFAAVYKVLSAFEDAGRCRRGYFVEGLGAAQFGTAGAVDRLRSFATPVGEGLDAKPVAIALAATDPANPYGAALPWPTAEREQEGAGHRPGRKAGALVVLVDGALVLYVERGGRTLLTWTDDPDLLTPAAEALSTAVRRGTLGQLTVEKADGTALLGNAGPLRDALAAAGFVATPRGLRVRA from the coding sequence ATGGAGGACGCTCTGGCTCGATTCAGCGAGGCGACGCGGACCTGGTTCCGCGCCGCCTTCGCCGAGCCCACCGCCGCCCAGGCCGGCGCGTGGGACGCCATCGCGCGCGGCCAGCACACACTCGTGGTCGCCCCGACCGGCTCCGGCAAGACGCTCAGCGCCTTCCTCGCCGGCCTCGACAGGCTGCTCACTACGCCGGCTCCCGACGACAGGCTGCACCGCACCCGCGTCCTCTACGTCTCGCCCCTCAAGGCGCTCGCCGTCGACGTCGAGCGCAACCTGCGTGCGCCGTTGACCGGCATCCGCCAGACCGCCGAACGGCTCCATCCCGGCCGGGCGTTCCCCGAGGTCAGCGTCGGCATCCGCTCCGGTGACACCCCCGCGAACGAGCGCCGCCGGCTCGCGACCCGACCACCCGACGTCCTCATCACGACACCGGAGTCCCTCTTCCTCATCCTCACCAGCCAGGCCCGCGAGACCCTGCGCGGCATCGAGACGGTGATCGTCGACGAGGTGCACGCGGTCGCCGGCACCAAGCGCGGCGCCCACCTCGCGCTCAGCCTCGAACGTCTCGACGCCCTCCTCCCCCGGCCGGCGCAGCGGATCGGGCTGTCCGCGACGGTCCGGCCCACCGAGGAGGTCGCCCGGTTCCTCGGTGGCACCGCCCCCGTCGAGATCGTCGCGCCACCGACCCACAAGGAGTGGGACCTCCGCGTCGAGGTGCCGGTCGAGGACATGACCGAGCTCGGACAGGTGGTCGAGGACGACGACCCGACGGCACCGCCGAGCCGGGCCAGCATCTGGCCCCATGTCGAGCAGCGGGTGGCCGAGCTGATCGGCGAGCACCGATCGACGATCGTGTTCACCAACGGCCGGCGTACGGCGGAGCGGCTGACCGCGCGCCTCAACGAGATCGCCGCCGAGATGACGACCGAGGGGATCCTCCCGCCGGCGCAGGTGATGGCGCAGTCGGGGGCCGCGGCCGGCGCTCCCCCGGTGCTGGCCCGCACCCACCACGGCTCCGTGTCCAAGGAGCAGCGCGCGCTCGTCGAGGACGACCTCAAGTCCGGCCGGCTGCCGGCGGTGGTCGCCACCAGCAGCCTCGAGCTCGGCATCGACATGGGCGCGGTCGACCTCGTCCTCCAGATCGCCTCGCCGCCCAGCGTCGCCAGCGCCCTGCAGCGTGTCGGGCGCGCGGGCCACCAGGTCGGCGAGACCTCGGCGGGCGTCTTCTTCCCCCAGCACCGCGGCGACCTCGCCCCGGCCGCGGTCGCCGTCGCCCGGATGCGCACCGGCGGCATCGAGGCGCTCCGGGTCCCGGCCAACCCGCTCGACGTGCTCGCCCAGCAGGTCGTCGCCGCGACCGCCGCCGACGAGTGGGACGTCGACGAGCTGTTCGCGCTGGTGCGACGCAGCGCGCCCTACGCCCACCTGCCCCGGTCGGCGTACGACGCCGTGCTCGATCTCCTCGCCGGGCGCTACCCCTCCGACGAGTTCGCCGAGCTCCGCCCCCGGATCACCTGGGACCGGGTCACCGGCGTGATCAGCGGTCGGCCCGGCGCCCAGCGGCTCGCCGTCACCAGCGGCGGCACCATCCCCGACCGGGGCCTCTACGGCGTCTTCCTCGCCGGCGAGGGCACCAACCGGCGCGTCGGCGAGCTCGATGAGGAGATGGTCTACGAGAGCCGGGTCGGCGACGTGTTCGCGCTCGGCGCGACGAGCTGGCGGATCGAGGACATCACCCACGACCGGGTGATCGTCACCCCGGCGCCCGGCGTGCCGGGACGACTGCCGTTCTGGAAGGGCGACACCGCCGGGCGCCCGACCGAGCTCGGCGAGGCGATCGGGGCGTTCACCCGCGAGCTCGCCGCGTTGCCCGACGCCGCCGCGGAGGCCCGGGCGCGCGAGGTCGGACTCGACGCCAACGCCGCCGCCAACCTGGTCGCCTACCTGCGCGAGCAGGTCGAGGCCACCCGGATGCTGCCCAGCGACACCACCGTCCTGGTCGAGCGGTTCCGCGACGAGCTCGGCGACTGGCGCCTGGCCGTGCACTCCCCCTACGGCACCGCCGTCCACGCACCCTGGGCGCTGGCCATCAACGCCCGGCTGCGGGAGCGCTACGGCGTCGACGGGCAGGCGCTCGCCTCCGACGACGGCATCGTGATCCGGATCCCCGACACCGACGCCGACGCGCCCGGCGCCGACCTGATCAGCTTCGAGCCCGACGAGATCGAGGAGATCGTCACCCGCGAGGTCGGCGGCTCCGCCCTCTTCGCGGCCAGGTTCCGCGAGTGCGCCGCCCGCGCCCTGCTTCTCCCCCGCCGCGACCCCGGCCGGCGCTCGCCCCTGTGGCAGCAACGCCAGCGTGCGGCCGCGCTGCTCGAGGTCGCCGCCCGCTACCCGGCGTTCCCGATCGTGCTCGAGACCGTCCGCGAGGTGCTCAACGACGTCTACGACCTGCCGGGCCTGACCACCCTGCTGCGCCGCGTCGACCAGCGCGAGGTCACCGTCACCGAGGTCGAGACGACCCAGCCCTCGCCCTACTCCCGCACGCTGATGTTCGGCTACGTCGCCCAGTTCGTCTACGAGGGCGACTCGCCGCTCGCCGAGCGCCGGGCCGCGGCACTCACCCTCGACCAGGGCCTGTTGGCCGAGCTCCTCGGCCGGGCGGAGCTGCGCGAGCTGCTCGACCCCGACGTGCTGGCCGAGGTCGAGGCAGAGCTCCAGCGCACCACCCCCGAGCGCCGCGCCCGCGACGCCGAGGGCCTCGTCGACCTGCTGCGCCTGCTCGGCCCACTCACCGCCGCCGAGGTCGCCGCCCGAGCCCGCGACGACGCCCCGGTCACCGAGTGGCTGGCCGACCTGGTCGCGTCGCGCCGCGTGGTCGAGGTGCGGATGGCCTACGGCGACGCGTGGGCCGTCGTCGAGGACGTCGCCCGACTGCGCGACGGCCTGGGCGTCCCGGCGCCGCCCGGCACCCCTGCTGCGTTCACCGAGCCGGTCGACGACCCACTCGCCGACCTGGTCGGTCGCTACGCGCGCACCCACGGGCCGTTCACGGATCTGCAGGTCGCGACCCGGCTGGGCCTGGGCGTCGCCGTCGTCCGCCACACCCTGCAGCGGCTGGAGGCGCAGGGCCGGGTGCTGTCCGGCGAGTTCCGGCCGGTGGGCGCGGGCGAGGAATGGTGCGACGTCGAGGTGCTGCGGCGGCTGCGGCGCCGCTCCCTGGCCCGGCTGCGCCACGAGATCGAGCCGGTCGAGCCGACGACGCTGGCGCGGTTCTCGACGGCGTGGCACCAGGTTTCGACAGGCTCAACCGCCGGGGGCGGCAAGGGGCCGCGGGGCGTCGACGGCCTGCTGCACACGATCGAGCAGCTCGCCGGGGCACCGATGCCCGCGAGTGCGCTGGAGTCCCTCGTCCTGCCCGCCCGGGTGCGCGACTACGAGCCGGCGCTGCTCGACGAGCTGACCGCGACCGGCGAGGTCGTCTGGTCCGGCCACGGCGCGCTGCCCGGCAGCGACGGCTGGGTCTCGCTCCACCTCGCCGACCGGGCCCACCTCACCCTGCCCGCCCCGGGCCCGGTCGAGGACCCGCTCCACCAGCGGGTGCTCGACGTGCTCGCGCCCGGCGGGGCCTGGTTCTTCCGCCAGGTCTCCGACCAGGTCGCCCGCGCCTGCCGCGACGCCGGTGAGGACGCCCCGCTCGACGAGGCGGTCAGCGCGGCGCTCTGGGCGCTGGTGTGGAGCGGCCACCTCACCAACGACACCCTCACCCCGCTGCGCGCGCTCACCCGCTCCGGCCGGGCCGCCCACCGCACCCGGCGGGCTCCGGCGCGGCCCGGGCGCGTCGCCCGCACCGGACCGCCCGAGACCGCGGGCCGCTGGGCGCTGTTGCCGCCGATCGACACCGACCCGACCCGTCGTGCCCACGCCGCCGCCGAGCAGCTGCTGGAGAGACACGGCGTCGTGACCCGTGGCGCGGTCGTCAACGAGCGGGTGCCGGGCGGATTCGCGGCGGTCTACAAGGTGCTCAGCGCGTTCGAGGACGCGGGCCGCTGTCGCCGCGGCTACTTCGTCGAGGGCCTCGGCGCCGCCCAGTTCGGGACCGCCGGAGCCGTCGACCGGCTGCGGTCGTTCGCGACGCCGGTCGGCGAGGGGCTCGACGCCAAGCCGGTCGCGATCGCCCTGGCCGCCACCGACCCGGCCAACCCCTACGGCGCCGCCCTGCCGTGGCCCACCGCCGAACGCGAGCAGGAGGGCGCGGGTCACCGACCGGGCCGCAAGGCCGGCGCGCTGGTGGTGCTGGTCGACGGCGCGCTGGTCCTCTACGTCGAGCGCGGCGGGCGGACCCTGCTCACCTGGACCGACGATCCCGACCTGCTCACCCCCGCGGCGGAGGCCCTGTCGACGGCGGTGCGGCGCGGGACGCTCGGGCAGCTCACGGTCGAGAAGGCTGACGGCACCGCCCTGCTCGGCAACGCAGGACCGCTGCGCGACGCCCTCGCCGCGGCAGGGTTCGTGGCCACCCCGCGCGGACTGCGGGTCCGTGCCTGA
- a CDS encoding TIGR03086 family metal-binding protein, translating to MIPDGPAEEHRSIAATFGDRVRGVAADGWDAPTPVPEWRARDVVRHLVEWFPAFLADGSDIELPPGPDVDADPVAAWDHHAAAVQAVLDDPANAEVTFAHPRLPQMPLPRAIAEFYTGDVFMHTWDLARATGQDDTLDAERCRTMVEGMAPLDEMLRQSGQYGAKVPVAEDAPWQDRLVGFIGRDPRWRP from the coding sequence GTGATCCCGGACGGGCCCGCCGAGGAGCACCGCAGCATCGCGGCCACCTTCGGCGATCGGGTCCGGGGCGTGGCGGCCGACGGATGGGACGCACCCACCCCGGTGCCGGAGTGGCGGGCGCGCGACGTCGTACGCCACCTCGTGGAGTGGTTCCCCGCCTTCCTCGCCGACGGCTCCGACATCGAGCTCCCGCCCGGCCCGGACGTCGACGCCGACCCGGTCGCCGCGTGGGACCACCACGCCGCCGCCGTCCAGGCGGTCCTCGACGACCCGGCCAACGCGGAGGTCACCTTCGCGCACCCCCGGCTGCCTCAGATGCCGCTCCCCCGCGCGATCGCGGAGTTCTACACCGGCGACGTCTTCATGCACACCTGGGACCTCGCCCGAGCCACCGGCCAGGACGACACGCTCGACGCGGAGCGCTGCCGCACGATGGTCGAGGGCATGGCGCCGCTCGACGAGATGCTGCGCCAGAGCGGGCAGTACGGCGCGAAGGTGCCGGTCGCCGAGGACGCGCCCTGGCAGGACCGGCTGGTCGGGTTCATCGGCCGCGACCCGCGGTGGCGCCCCTGA
- a CDS encoding helix-turn-helix domain-containing protein, which yields MRIGLIAIDGCFGSAVASVIDIVRVADGARGDVDPRIDPIELAILGPKRRVTTTASMTLSVDHPLSESAEFDVVVVPALGTLTAAATNDALQSRDARSVIASLGRLDDATTRIAAACTGVFAVAETGRMHHRRATTSWFLGPEFLKRYPTVALDLDTMVVVDGNLVTAGAAFAHIDLALSLVRSISPDLAQHVAKLLIIDERPSQAAFVAYEQLRHEDPIVVEFERFVRARLDEPFNVAFVAQSLGTSRRTLERRVRAALNLTPLGFVQRLRIERARHLSATTDLTSAEIALRVGYANAETLRSLLRRERRRS from the coding sequence ATGCGTATCGGACTGATCGCGATCGACGGCTGCTTCGGTTCGGCTGTCGCGTCGGTCATCGACATCGTGCGGGTGGCCGACGGAGCCCGCGGCGATGTCGACCCGCGGATCGACCCGATCGAACTCGCCATCCTCGGACCGAAACGGAGAGTGACCACGACGGCATCGATGACCCTGTCGGTGGACCACCCGCTGTCGGAGTCCGCAGAGTTCGACGTGGTCGTCGTCCCTGCGCTTGGAACCCTCACGGCCGCCGCTACCAACGACGCCCTCCAGAGCCGAGATGCTCGTTCGGTCATCGCCTCGCTCGGGCGCCTCGACGACGCGACCACCCGGATCGCCGCGGCGTGCACCGGCGTGTTCGCTGTCGCCGAGACCGGACGGATGCATCATCGGCGGGCGACGACCAGCTGGTTCCTGGGGCCGGAGTTCCTGAAGCGCTATCCGACCGTCGCCCTCGATCTCGACACCATGGTCGTGGTCGACGGGAACCTCGTCACCGCCGGCGCCGCGTTCGCCCACATCGACCTCGCGCTCTCACTCGTGCGATCGATCAGCCCCGACCTGGCCCAACATGTCGCCAAGCTCCTCATCATCGACGAGCGTCCGTCGCAGGCGGCCTTCGTCGCCTACGAACAGCTCCGGCACGAGGACCCGATCGTCGTCGAGTTCGAACGCTTCGTGCGCGCCCGCCTGGACGAACCGTTCAACGTCGCCTTCGTCGCGCAGTCGCTCGGCACCAGCCGGCGCACCCTCGAACGACGAGTCCGTGCGGCGCTCAACCTCACTCCGCTCGGCTTCGTCCAACGGCTTCGCATCGAACGAGCTCGGCACCTCTCAGCAACCACGGACCTCACCTCCGCCGAGATCGCGCTACGGGTCGGCTACGCGAACGCCGAGACTCTGCGCTCCCTCCTGCGCAGGGAGCGACGCCGTTCCTGA
- a CDS encoding TfoX/Sxy family protein, with product MAYDEELAGRVRDLLADEPGAAGRELTEKKMFGGLGFMVGGNMAVAASGQGGLMVRVDPAEGEELVATTAAYPMEMRGRSMSGWLRVDLDDVATDEALGAWVRRGASYAATLPPK from the coding sequence ATGGCGTACGACGAAGAGCTGGCCGGGCGGGTCCGTGACCTCCTCGCGGACGAGCCGGGAGCAGCCGGCCGGGAGCTGACCGAGAAGAAGATGTTCGGCGGCCTGGGCTTCATGGTCGGCGGCAACATGGCGGTCGCGGCCAGCGGCCAGGGCGGGCTGATGGTGCGCGTCGACCCGGCCGAGGGCGAGGAGCTGGTGGCGACCACGGCGGCGTACCCGATGGAGATGCGCGGTCGCTCGATGAGCGGCTGGCTGCGCGTCGACCTCGACGACGTGGCCACCGACGAGGCGCTGGGTGCGTGGGTGCGCCGCGGTGCGTCGTACGCCGCGACGCTGCCACCGAAGTGA
- a CDS encoding class F sortase: MAVEEGNRRRDLALVAGVVALVLVLAVLVGWLLLRGGDEPSPPAAEPPAASPSPTPAPAPPADPPADPCARPATAGFVPTAITVPGVARRARVLALPRDAAGVPGVPPVSDKLAFAWDRGGIEPGSTAGHVLLNTHTWPDGTAMGNRLLAGLDVGGRIVLRAGPQVACYTVTERTEVLASDGFPGWDAVDGPPQVVIVVCSGKRLGPGNWTHRTLWFASPATAT, from the coding sequence GTGGCTGTGGAGGAGGGGAACCGGCGGCGCGACCTCGCGCTGGTCGCGGGCGTGGTCGCGCTCGTGCTCGTGCTCGCCGTGCTCGTCGGGTGGCTGCTGCTGCGCGGCGGCGACGAGCCGTCACCGCCTGCCGCCGAGCCGCCCGCGGCCTCGCCGTCTCCCACGCCGGCCCCGGCGCCGCCCGCCGACCCGCCCGCCGACCCGTGCGCGCGACCCGCGACGGCCGGGTTCGTGCCGACGGCGATCACCGTCCCCGGGGTGGCTCGCCGGGCACGAGTGCTCGCCCTGCCGCGCGACGCTGCCGGTGTGCCCGGCGTACCTCCCGTCTCCGACAAGCTCGCCTTCGCCTGGGACCGTGGCGGCATCGAGCCCGGCTCGACGGCCGGGCACGTGCTGCTCAACACGCACACCTGGCCCGACGGGACAGCGATGGGCAACAGGCTGCTCGCCGGCCTCGACGTGGGCGGCCGGATCGTGCTTCGGGCGGGGCCACAGGTCGCCTGCTACACGGTGACCGAGCGGACCGAGGTCCTCGCCAGCGACGGGTTCCCGGGGTGGGACGCCGTCGACGGGCCGCCGCAGGTCGTGATCGTGGTGTGCTCGGGCAAGCGGCTGGGGCCGGGGAACTGGACGCACCGGACGCTGTGGTTCGCCAGCCCGGCGACCGCTACCTGA
- a CDS encoding metalloregulator ArsR/SmtB family transcription factor: protein MVEQDDRLSRVFGALADPTRRDMVARLAAGDATVSELAAPYDVSLQAVSKHLKVLEEAGLVRRSRDAQRRPVHLDAEVFDLMTKWIERYRQQAEERYRRLDQVLARMQGKDTDPNEQRHEGAAG from the coding sequence GTGGTTGAGCAAGACGACCGGCTGTCGCGGGTCTTCGGCGCCCTCGCCGACCCGACCAGACGCGACATGGTGGCCCGGCTGGCGGCGGGCGACGCGACGGTGAGCGAGCTCGCGGCGCCGTACGACGTCTCGCTCCAGGCCGTCTCCAAGCACCTCAAGGTGCTCGAGGAGGCCGGCCTGGTGCGGCGCAGCCGCGACGCGCAGCGCCGTCCGGTCCATCTGGATGCGGAGGTGTTCGACCTGATGACGAAGTGGATCGAGCGCTACCGGCAGCAGGCCGAGGAGCGCTACCGCCGACTGGACCAGGTCCTGGCCCGGATGCAGGGCAAGGACACCGACCCGAACGAGCAGCGACACGAAGGAGCAGCAGGATGA
- a CDS encoding MFS transporter, producing the protein MGAPRCVVRRDAATEVRSFWAALPTEGRWLLSTVAIQTLGRGLTLPFTLIYLHEVRGFELGLSGTLMALIAVVGFLVTGPGGAMVDRYGARAVLLVGLAAMIVGNLTLAFATTPAVAAVALVLVGFNFGVSWPAFNALIAAVVSGELRQQYFGINFALVNLGIGVGGVVGGLFADVDRPDTFTAIFVGDALTGLVPLALLLGPLRHVHGRATAPEDGTAPASVGYLAILRQPAVRWLTLLTFVGTFIGYGQHEAGFPGFARQAAEVSTRTVGLAFAVNTVVIVVLQFSVLNRIKRHLRTRVMVVMAAIWAVAWGLLGAAGIVPGGGLAIAGVLAYMAVFALGETLLQPTVPAMANDLATDHTRGRYNAITAAAFQGGAIAGPVVAGFLLQHDLAAAYIAVMVAGCAAIAVMALVLERHVPVSANGGAEVRSPTTEVV; encoded by the coding sequence GTGGGTGCGCCGCGGTGCGTCGTACGCCGCGACGCTGCCACCGAAGTGAGGTCGTTCTGGGCGGCCCTGCCCACCGAGGGCCGCTGGCTCCTGTCGACGGTCGCGATCCAGACGCTCGGGCGCGGCCTGACCCTGCCGTTCACGCTGATCTACCTCCACGAGGTGCGCGGCTTCGAGCTCGGCCTCTCCGGCACGCTGATGGCGCTGATCGCCGTCGTCGGCTTCCTGGTGACCGGGCCGGGCGGCGCCATGGTCGATCGCTACGGCGCCCGAGCGGTGCTGCTCGTCGGCCTCGCGGCCATGATCGTGGGCAACCTGACCCTGGCCTTCGCGACGACACCCGCGGTGGCCGCGGTCGCTCTGGTGCTGGTCGGCTTCAACTTCGGGGTCTCGTGGCCGGCGTTCAACGCCTTGATCGCGGCGGTCGTGAGCGGCGAGCTGCGCCAGCAGTACTTCGGCATCAACTTCGCGCTGGTCAACCTCGGCATCGGTGTCGGCGGGGTGGTCGGCGGGCTGTTCGCCGACGTCGACCGGCCGGACACCTTCACCGCGATCTTCGTCGGCGACGCGCTGACCGGGCTGGTGCCCCTGGCGCTGCTGCTCGGACCATTGCGCCACGTCCACGGCCGCGCCACCGCGCCCGAGGACGGCACGGCCCCGGCGAGCGTCGGCTACCTGGCCATCCTCCGCCAGCCCGCCGTGCGCTGGCTGACCCTGCTCACCTTCGTCGGCACCTTCATCGGCTACGGCCAGCACGAGGCCGGGTTCCCGGGCTTCGCCCGCCAGGCCGCCGAGGTCTCGACCCGCACCGTCGGCCTGGCGTTCGCCGTCAACACCGTGGTCATCGTGGTGCTGCAGTTCTCGGTGCTCAACCGGATCAAGCGACACCTGCGCACCCGGGTGATGGTCGTGATGGCCGCGATCTGGGCGGTCGCCTGGGGTCTGCTCGGCGCCGCCGGCATCGTCCCGGGCGGCGGCCTGGCGATCGCCGGGGTGCTTGCCTACATGGCGGTGTTCGCGCTCGGCGAGACGCTGCTGCAGCCGACCGTTCCGGCGATGGCCAACGACCTCGCGACCGACCACACCCGCGGGCGCTACAACGCGATCACCGCGGCGGCCTTCCAGGGCGGGGCCATCGCCGGCCCGGTCGTCGCGGGCTTCCTGCTGCAGCACGACCTCGCGGCGGCGTACATCGCGGTCATGGTCGCGGGCTGCGCGGCCATCGCGGTGATGGCGCTGGTGCTCGAGCGGCACGTCCCCGTGAGCGCCAATGGCGGAGCAGAGGTGAGGTCCCCCACAACCGAGGTCGTTTGA
- a CDS encoding SRPBCC family protein gives MTTSSTAPETLIEADPDVPTVRIVREFDAPRDLVFRAHVEPELVRQWLGPDTVGMEIGVWDIRTGGEYRYTATREGVEIAHFYGAVHRVDQNERIVQTFGFEEMPEAVSLDTMVFVELPDGRTRLESLSVVYDFESRAGMLASGMEVGINEGYAALDRLLASLTGAGR, from the coding sequence ATGACCACGAGCAGCACCGCACCCGAGACCCTGATCGAGGCGGACCCCGACGTCCCCACGGTCCGGATCGTCCGCGAGTTCGACGCCCCGCGCGACCTCGTGTTCCGCGCGCACGTCGAGCCCGAGCTGGTCAGGCAGTGGCTGGGGCCCGACACGGTCGGCATGGAGATCGGCGTCTGGGACATCCGCACCGGCGGCGAGTACCGCTACACGGCGACTCGCGAGGGCGTGGAGATCGCCCACTTCTACGGTGCGGTGCACCGGGTCGACCAGAACGAGAGGATCGTGCAGACCTTCGGCTTCGAGGAGATGCCCGAGGCGGTCAGCCTCGACACGATGGTCTTCGTCGAGCTTCCCGATGGCCGCACCCGACTCGAGTCGCTCTCGGTGGTCTACGACTTCGAGTCGCGCGCCGGCATGCTCGCCAGCGGCATGGAGGTCGGCATCAACGAGGGCTACGCCGCCCTCGACCGCCTCCTCGCGTCGCTGACCGGGGCGGGCAGGTGA